A single window of Nicotiana tomentosiformis chromosome 1, ASM39032v3, whole genome shotgun sequence DNA harbors:
- the LOC104121243 gene encoding LRR receptor-like serine/threonine-protein kinase RGI2: MPLQMPMSRQFLNPPNHHYLLVFLTFLLFHDFTLSSNAANNEVHVLFSWLHSTTSPIPPDFSNWNPLDLNPCKWSHIVCSSHLFVTEIDIQSIQLALPFPSNLSSLQSLQKLTISGANLTGTIPLDIGDCTSLVTLDVSSNSLIGSIPETIGKLKNLQDLILNSNQLTGEIPVEVGNCINLKNLVIFDNMLSGNLPAELGKLGVLEVIRAGGNKDIEGKIPVELGNCNNLIVLGLADTKISGSLPSSLGNLKKLQVLSIYTTMLSGQIPPEIGNCSELVDLYLYQNSLSGSMPAELGKLQKVEKLLLWQNNLDGPIPDKIGNCKSLVILDLSLNFLSGSIPWTFGNLTNLQELMISNNNISGSIPSVLSNATNLVQLQMDTNQISGSIPPEIGQLKELNVFFAWQNKLEGSIPPALAGCRSLQALDLSHNSLTGSLPPDLFQLTNLTKLLLISNDISGYIPPEISNCRSLIRVRLVSNKISGQIPREIGYLDNLSFLDLSENHLKGSLPEEIGNCNALQMLNLSNNTLSGTLPSSLSSLSRLEVLDVSLNQFSGQIPASYGQLTSLNRLVLSKNVFSGSIPPTLGNCSSLQLLDLSSNELSGNMPVELFDIQALDIALNLSWNVLTGVIPPQISALNKLSVLDFSHNQLEGDLLALSGLENLVSLNVSYNNFTGYLPDKKLFRQLSAAELAGNKGLCSLGHDSCFLSSAGGGEMMRYGNVRRSWRLKLAIALLTVVTIALAILGMMAVYRLRKMSREDTDSELGGGDSSPWKFTPFQKLNFSVEQILRCLVESNVIGKGCSGIVYCAELENGEAIAVKKLWPTTLATGYNCQNSKSGVSGEVRDSFSTEVKTLGSIRHKNIVRFLGCCWNQNTRLLMYDYMPNGSLGSVLHERSGGCLEWELRYKIVLGAAQGLAYLHHDCTPPIIHRDIKANNILIGLDFEPYIADFGLAKLVDDGDFARSSNTVAGSYGYIAPEYGYMTKITEKTDVYSFGVVVLEVLTGKQPIDPTIPDGQHIVDWVRQKRGNAEVLDVSLHARPESEIEEMMQTIGVAMLCVNPSPDDRPTMKDVAAMLKEIRHEREEYQKVDMLLKDGESLRNDNKSTSDGGPSSKMHSLYLQSNNTSFSASSLLHSSSSNTKIGFK, from the exons ATGCCATTGCAAATGCCAATGTCGAGGCAATTCTTGAACCCCCCAAATCACCATTATCTTCTTGTCTTCCTCACCTTTCTTCTATTCCATGATTTTACTCTTTCCTCTAATGCTGCAAACAATGAAGTTCATGTGCTATTTTCTTGGCTTCATTCCACTACTTCACCAATTCCTCCTGACTTCTCAAACTGGAATCCTTTAGACCTCAACCCTTGTAAATGGTCTCATATAGTTTGTTCTTCTCATCTTTTTGTAACAGAAATTGATATTCAATCCATTCAGTTGGCTCTTCCTTTCCCTTCCAATCTTTCCTCTCTACAATCCCTTCAAAAACTAACCATTTCTGGTGCTAATCTCACTGGAACAATCCCACTTGACATTGGAGATTGCACTTCACTTGTAACACTTGATGTCAGTTCAAATAGTCTTATTGGTAGCATTCCAGAAACTATCGGTAAGCTTAAAAACCTTCAAGATTTGATTTTGAACTCCAATCAGCTGACAGGGGAAATCCCAGTAGAGGTTGGCAATTGCATTAACCTGAAAAATCTTGTTATTTTTGACAATATGCTTAGTGGGAATCTCCCTGCTGAACTGGGAAAACTCGGAGTTTTGGAAGTTATAAGAGCAGGAGGGAACAAAGATATTGAAGGGAAAATCCCAGTTGAGCTTGGAAATTGCAACAACTTGATAGTGTTGGGACTTGCTGACACTAAGATTTCAGGTTCTCTTCCTTCATCATTGGGTAATTTGAAAAAGCTTCAAGTTTTGTCAATATATACTACAATGCTTTCTGGCCAAATACCACCTGAAATAGGCAACTGCTCAGAGCTGGTTGACTTGTATTTGTACCAAAATAGTTTGTCAGGTTCAATGCCAGCAGAGCTGGGAAAGCTTCAGAAAGTGGAAAAGTTGCTGCTTTGGCAAAATAATCTTGATGGTCCAATTCCTGATAAAATTGGGAACTGTAAAAGTTTGGTCATTCTTGATCTTTCTTTGAATTTTTTAAGTGGAAGCATACCTTGGACTTTTGGGAATCTTACTAATCTTCAAGAGTTGATGATTAGTAACAACAACATTTCTGGTTCAATCCCATCTGTTCTTTCTAATGCCACAAATTTGGTACAGCTGCAAATGGACACTAATCAAATTTCAGGATCAATTCCACCGGAAATCGGAcagttgaaggagttaaatgtCTTTTTTGCTTGGCAGAACAAGCTTGAGGGAAGCATTCCTCCTGCATTGGCTGGTTGCAGAAGCCTACAAGCTTTGGATTTATCACACAATTCTCTCACTGGTAGTTTACCCCCTGACCTTTTTCAGTTAACTAATTTAACCAAGCTTCTCTTGATTTCAAATGATATTTCTGGTTATATCCCTCCTGAGATAAGTAATTGTCGTTCTCTTATACGTGTACGACTTGTTAGCAATAAAATTAGTGGACAAATTCCAAGAGAAATAGGATATCTAGACAACCTTAGTTTTCTTGATCTTTCTGAGAATCATCTTAAAGGATCACTTCCTGAGGAGATTGGCAATTGCAATGCACTGCAAATGCTGAACCTATCGAATAACACTCTAAGTGGCACTTTACCTAGCTCTCTTTCTTCTCTCAGTAGGCTTGAGGTTTTGGATGTTTCCTTGAATCAGTTTAGCGGTCAGATTCCAGCAAGCTATGGTCAACTTACTTCCCTTAACCGACTTGTTCTTAGTAAGAATGTTTTCTCTGGATCGATTCCCCCAACTCTAGGCAATTGCTCAAGCCTTCAACTGCTTGATCTAAGCAGCAATGAGCTCTCAGGAAACATGCCAGTGGAATTGTTTGACATTCAGGCACTTGACATTGCCTTGAATTTAAGCTGGAATGTCTTGACTGGGGTAATCCCACCACAGATATCCGCCTTGAACAAACTTTCAGTACTAGACTTTTCCCACAACCAGCTCGAAGGAGACTTATTGGCTCTTTCGGGGCTTGAAAATCTGGTTTCCCTAAATGTTTCCTACAACAATTTCACTGGCTATCTCCCTGATAAAAAGTTGTTCAGGCAATTATCGGCAGCAGAGTTGGCTGGCAATAAAGGCTTATGCTCCTTGGGACATGATTCTTGTTTCTTGAGCAGTGCTGGAGGTGGGGAAATGATGAGATATGGCAATGTAAGACGGTCATGGAGGCTGAAATTGGCGATTGCACTTCTTACAGTGGTGACTATAGCCTTGGCAATCCTTGGAATGATGGCAGTTTATAGATTGAGAAAAATGAGCAGAGAAGATACTGATTCTGAATTGGGAGGAGGTGACTCATCACCTTGGAAGTTTACCCCATTCCAGAAACTGAATTTTTCTGTTGAACAAATTTTGAGATGCCTAGTGGAATCCAATGTGATTGGAAAAGGATGCTCGGGAATTGTTTATTGTGcagaacttgaaaatggtgaagcAATTGCAGTCAAGAAGCTATGGCCTACCACATTGGCAACTGGATATAACTGTCAAAATTCAAAGTCTGGAGTTAGTGGTGAAGTTCGTGATTCTTTCTCAACCGAGGTAAAAACACTTGGCTCAATCCGTCACAAGAACATCGTGAGGTTCTTAGGCTGCTGCTGGAATCAAAACACTAGGTTGCTCATGTATGACTACATGCCTAACGGAAGCCTAGGCAGCGTTCTACATGAACGAAGTGGTGGATGCTTGGAGTGGGAGTTGAGATACAAGATTGTACTTGGTGCAGCTCAAGGGCTTGCTTATTTACACCATGATTGTACACCTCCAATTATTCATAGGGACATCAAGGCCAACAACATTCTCATTGGCCTTGACTTTGAGCCCTACATTGCTGATTTTGGTCTAGCCAAACTTGTCGATGATGGAGATTTTGCACGATCCTCCAATACAGTAGCTGGCTCCTATGGATACATAGCACCAG AGTATGGATACATGACAAAGATAACAGAGAAAACTGATGTTTATAGCTTTGGAGTTGTTGTCTTGGAAGTTTTAACAGGAAAGCAGCCAATTGATCCAACCATACCTGATGGACAACACATTGTGGATTGGGTAAGGCAAAAAAGAGGCAATGCTGAAGTCTTGGATGTGAGTTTACATGCTCGGCCCGAATCAGAAATTGAGGAGATGATGCAGACTATAGGAGTGGCTATGCTATGCGTTAATCCATCGCCAGATGATAGACCGACAATGAAGGATGTCGCGGCAATGCTCAAAGAGATAAGACATGAGAGAGAGGAGTACCAGAAAGTTGATATGCTCCTCAAAGATGGAGAGTCATTAAGAAATGACAATAAGAGTACTAGTGATGGAGGACCATCTTCAAAGATGCATAGCTTGTATTTGCAAAGTAATAATACAAGCTTTTCTGCATCTTCATTGTTACATTCTTCTTCCTCCAACACCAAGATTGGTTTCAAATAG